One segment of Manihot esculenta cultivar AM560-2 chromosome 4, M.esculenta_v8, whole genome shotgun sequence DNA contains the following:
- the LOC110613058 gene encoding S-adenosylmethionine synthase 1 isoform X2, translating into MDTLLFTSESVNEGHPDKLCDQVSDAILDACLEKDPESKVACETCTKTNMVMVFGEISTTAKVDYEKIVRDTCRGIGFVSADVGLDADNCKVLVNIEQQSPDIAQGVHGHLTKKPEEIGAGDQGHMFGYATDETPELMPLTHVLATKLGARLTEVRKNKICPWLRPDGKTQVTVEYRNEGGAMVPLRVHTVLISTQHDETVTNEKISEDLMEHVIKPVIPPQYLDDKTIFHLNPSGRFVIGGPHGDAGLTGRKIIVDTYGGWGAHGGGAFSGKDPTKVDRSGAYIVRQAAKSVVASGLARRCIVQVSYAIGVPEPLSVFVDTYRTGKIPDKDILALIKEKFDFRPGMIAVNLDLKRGGNFRYQKTAAYGHFGRDDPDFTWETVKPLKPVKA; encoded by the coding sequence ATGGATACTTTGCTTTTCACCTCCGAATCTGTTAATGAAGGTCATCCAGACAAACTATGTGATCAAGTCTCTGATGCCATTCTAGATGCTTGTTTGGAGAAAGATCCTGAGAGCAAAGTCGCCTGTGAGACCTGCACTAAGACAAATATGGTGATGGTATTTGGTGAGATTAGCACCACTGCGAAGGTGGATTATGAGAAGATAGTTCGTGATACATGTAGGGGCATTGGTTTTGTGTCAGCAGATGTTGGCCTTGATGCTGATAATTGCAAGGTCCTTGTCAACATTGAACAACAGAGCCCTGATATTGCTCAGGGAGTTCATGGTCACCTCACCAAGAAACCTGAGGAGATTGGTGCTGGGGATCAGGGTCACATGTTTGGGTATGCCACTGACGAGACACCAGAATTGATGCCACTGACCCATGTACTTGCCACCAAGCTTGGAGCCAGACTCACTGAGGTGAGAAAAAACAAAATATGCCCGTGGTTGAGGCCTGATGGCAAGACTCAAGTGACTGTTGAGTACCGGAATGAAGGTGGAGCTATGGTTCCACTCAGGGTTCATACTGTCCTCATTTCAACTCAGCATGATGAAACTGTCACGAATGAGAAGATTTCTGAAGACCTGATGGAGCATGTGATTAAGCCAGTTATTCCACCGCAATATCTTGATGACAAGACAATCTTCCATCTTAACCCTTCAGGTCGCTTTGTTATTGGCGGCCCTCATGGAGATGCAGGACTTACAGGTAGGAAGATAATCGTTGACACTTATGGTGGCTGGGGTGCCCATGGAGGTGGTGCCTTCTCTGGGAAGGATCCCACTAAGGTGGATCGCAGTGGTGCATATATTGTCAGGCAGGCTGCAAAGAGTGTAGTGGCTTCAGGGCTTGCCCGACGCTGCATTGTGCAAGTTTCTTATGCAATTGGTGTGCCAGAACCATTATCTGTGTTTGTGGACACTTACAGGACAGGGAAGATCCCAGACAAAGATATACTAGCTTTAATCAAGGAAAAGTTTGATTTCAGGCCGGGAATGATTGCTGTCAATCTTGATTTGAAGAGAGGCGGCAACTTCAGGTATCAGAAGACTGCTGCCTATGGACATTTTGGCCGTGATGACCCGGATTTCACCTGGGAGACTGTTAAGCCTCTAAAACCTGTGAAGGCATAG
- the LOC110613057 gene encoding alpha-L-fucosidase 1: MDEKTIHNSTLNPKPISFHIHFNLFLLFLSLSLLPISFSALHKPPPLPILPIPSASQLQWQLSSMAIFFHFGPNTFTDSEWGTGRVDPSVFNPIRLNTTQWVQVAKDAGFNRVILTAKHHDGFCLWPSEYTDYSVKSSSWSNGTGDVVKELALSAKEAGLDLGLYLSPWDRHEASYGKTLEYNEFYMAQMTELLSRYGEIKEVWLDGAKGEGEKYMEYFFDSWFSLIRQQQPGAVIFSDAGPDTRWIGDEAGVAGSTCWSIFNRSSAKIGDTDPQYSQRGDPSGHDWVPAECDVSIRPGWFWHASEIPKSALRLLDIYYKSAGRNCLLLLNVPPNSSGLISAEDIQVLQEFAILRISIFSNNLAKNALLNASSTRGGGTDDSHFNPTNVLEDGIYTYWAPEESQSAWELHLDLQESVSFNVLQVQEPVHMGQRIIEFHLEIMKNGDWTKVINGTTVGYQRLLLFPTVESQQLKFVIDKARADPLISFLGIYMDKFSSVDNKFDDSSQARFNNSVELQQARSKHFLNSTELLRQITQNHTKTAAM, from the exons ATGGATGAGAAGACGATCCATAACAGCACCTTAAACCCAAAACCCATTTCATTTCACATCCATTTTAATCTATTTCTCCTCTttctctcactctctctcttACCCATTTCCTTCTCTGCTCTCCACAAGCCACCCCCACTTCCAATTTTACCGATTCCCTCTGCCTCTCAGCTCCAATGGCAACTCTCATCCATGGCAATCTTCTTTCACTTTGGTCCCAATACTTTCACGGACTCCGAGTGGGGAACTGGTCGAGTTGACCCTTCTGTATTCAACCCGATCCGACTCAACACCACCCAGTGGGTTCAAGTAGCCAAAGATGCTGGCTTTAATCGTGTGATACTCACAGCAAAACACCATGATGGTTTCTGTTTATGGCCTAGTGAATATACAGATTATTCTGTAAAGTCAAGTTCTTGGAGTAATGGGACTGGTGATGTTGTTAAAGAGCTGGCTTTGTCTGCTAAAGAGGCCGGTTTGGATTTAGGGCTTTATCTTTCACCATGGGATAGGCATGAGGCGTCTTACGGGAAAACTCTGGAGTATAATGAGTTCTATATGGCCCAAATGACCGAGTTGCTGTctag GTATGGAGAGATCAAGGAGGTATGGTTGGATGGTGCAAAAGGGGAAGGAGAGAAGTACATGGAGTATTTTTTTGATAGTTGGTTTAGTCTCATCCGCCAACAACAGCCTGGGGCTGTAATATTTTCCGATGCTGGTCCTGACACAAGGTGGATTGGGGATGAGGCTGGTGTTGCAGGGTCTACATGCTGGTCTATCTTCAATAGAAGTTCTGCGAAGATCGGGGACACTGATCCACA ATACTCACAGAGAGGAGACCCATCAGGTCATGATTGGGTGCCTGCTGAATGTGATGTCTCCATTAGACCTGGTTGGTTTTGGCATGCATCAGAAATCCCAAAATCTGCATTGAGGCTTCTTGATATATATTACAAATCTGCTGGCAGAAACTGCCTCTTGCTATTGAATGTGCCTCCAAACTCTTCAGGTCTTATATCTGCTGAAGACATACAAGTCCTTCAAGAATTTGCTATACTCCGGATATcgatattttctaataatctaGCCAAGAATGCCCTTCTTAACGCCAGCAGTACACGAGGAGGAGGCACTGACGATTCACACTTTAACCCCACCAATGTCCTTGAAGACGGAATCTACACCTATTGGGCTCCTGAGGAGAGTCAATCTGCTTGGGAGTTGCATTTAGATCTTCAGGAATCTGTATCTTTCAATGTTTTGCAAGTGCAAGAGCCGGTTCACATGGGACAAAGGATTATTGAGTTTCATCTTGAGATTATGAAAAATGGAGACTGGACAAAAGTGATCAATGGCACAACAGTTGGATATCAGAGGCTTTTGCTTTTTCCCACTGTGGAATCTCAGCAGCTGAAGTTTGTTATAGACAAGGCTCGGGCAGACCCATTGATTTCCTTTTTAGGAATCTATATGGATAAGTTTTCGTCTGTGGATAACAAATTTGATGATAGCTCACAAGCTCGCTTCAACAACAGTGTAGAGCTTCAGCAAGCTAGAAGCAAACATTTCTTGAACAGCACTGAACTACTTCGGCAGATTACACAAAATCATACTAAAACTGCTGCAATGTAA
- the LOC110613058 gene encoding S-adenosylmethionine synthase 1 isoform X1, whose protein sequence is MSVIAISSGMDTLLFTSESVNEGHPDKLCDQVSDAILDACLEKDPESKVACETCTKTNMVMVFGEISTTAKVDYEKIVRDTCRGIGFVSADVGLDADNCKVLVNIEQQSPDIAQGVHGHLTKKPEEIGAGDQGHMFGYATDETPELMPLTHVLATKLGARLTEVRKNKICPWLRPDGKTQVTVEYRNEGGAMVPLRVHTVLISTQHDETVTNEKISEDLMEHVIKPVIPPQYLDDKTIFHLNPSGRFVIGGPHGDAGLTGRKIIVDTYGGWGAHGGGAFSGKDPTKVDRSGAYIVRQAAKSVVASGLARRCIVQVSYAIGVPEPLSVFVDTYRTGKIPDKDILALIKEKFDFRPGMIAVNLDLKRGGNFRYQKTAAYGHFGRDDPDFTWETVKPLKPVKA, encoded by the coding sequence ATGTCTGTAATTGCTATCAGCTCAGGGATGGATACTTTGCTTTTCACCTCCGAATCTGTTAATGAAGGTCATCCAGACAAACTATGTGATCAAGTCTCTGATGCCATTCTAGATGCTTGTTTGGAGAAAGATCCTGAGAGCAAAGTCGCCTGTGAGACCTGCACTAAGACAAATATGGTGATGGTATTTGGTGAGATTAGCACCACTGCGAAGGTGGATTATGAGAAGATAGTTCGTGATACATGTAGGGGCATTGGTTTTGTGTCAGCAGATGTTGGCCTTGATGCTGATAATTGCAAGGTCCTTGTCAACATTGAACAACAGAGCCCTGATATTGCTCAGGGAGTTCATGGTCACCTCACCAAGAAACCTGAGGAGATTGGTGCTGGGGATCAGGGTCACATGTTTGGGTATGCCACTGACGAGACACCAGAATTGATGCCACTGACCCATGTACTTGCCACCAAGCTTGGAGCCAGACTCACTGAGGTGAGAAAAAACAAAATATGCCCGTGGTTGAGGCCTGATGGCAAGACTCAAGTGACTGTTGAGTACCGGAATGAAGGTGGAGCTATGGTTCCACTCAGGGTTCATACTGTCCTCATTTCAACTCAGCATGATGAAACTGTCACGAATGAGAAGATTTCTGAAGACCTGATGGAGCATGTGATTAAGCCAGTTATTCCACCGCAATATCTTGATGACAAGACAATCTTCCATCTTAACCCTTCAGGTCGCTTTGTTATTGGCGGCCCTCATGGAGATGCAGGACTTACAGGTAGGAAGATAATCGTTGACACTTATGGTGGCTGGGGTGCCCATGGAGGTGGTGCCTTCTCTGGGAAGGATCCCACTAAGGTGGATCGCAGTGGTGCATATATTGTCAGGCAGGCTGCAAAGAGTGTAGTGGCTTCAGGGCTTGCCCGACGCTGCATTGTGCAAGTTTCTTATGCAATTGGTGTGCCAGAACCATTATCTGTGTTTGTGGACACTTACAGGACAGGGAAGATCCCAGACAAAGATATACTAGCTTTAATCAAGGAAAAGTTTGATTTCAGGCCGGGAATGATTGCTGTCAATCTTGATTTGAAGAGAGGCGGCAACTTCAGGTATCAGAAGACTGCTGCCTATGGACATTTTGGCCGTGATGACCCGGATTTCACCTGGGAGACTGTTAAGCCTCTAAAACCTGTGAAGGCATAG
- the LOC110613059 gene encoding protein N-lysine methyltransferase METTL21A, with protein MEHDRLNSPSTSSITLEVLGHQLQFSQDPNSKHLGTTVWDASMVFVKFLEKNCRKGRFCPSKLKGKRVIELGAGCGVAGFGMALLGCEVVATDQIEVVPLLMRNVERNTSRITQMDTNSVSFGSIKVAELDWGNQDQIRAVEPPFDYIIGTDVVYAEHLLEPLLQTVFALSGPKTTILMGYEIRSTSVHEQMHDMWKRNFEVKIVPKAKMDSKYQHPSIQLYIMGLKPPAGSIENMTRRIDQQANEVETDSETPKEDDNGGNSKDMNDTDYCSNEKAQEDCELAMRLPKAKLNDWEARRLGSMAARLLRDVKIS; from the exons ATGGAGCATGACAG GTTAAATTCTCCAAGCACCTCTTCAATTACTCTTGAAGTTCTAGGCCATCAACTGCAATTCTCTCAG GATCCAAATTCAAAGCATTTAGGAACTACAGTTTGGGATGCATCAATGGTGTTTGTTAAATTTCTG GAAAAGAATTGCAGAAAGGGGCGGTTTTGCCCATCCAAACTGAAGGGAAAGCGAGTTATTGAACTTGGAGCAGGTTGTGGAGTTGCTGGATTTG GGATGGCACTGTTGGGTTGTGAGGTTGTCGCAACAGACCAAATAGAAGTTGTGCCATTGCTAATGAGAAATGTAGAGCGTAATACGTCAAGAATCACTCAGATGGATACTAATTCAG TGTCATTCGGTTCAATCAAGGTTGCAGAACTGGACTGGGGAAACCAGGATCAGATAAGGGCTGTCGAGCCACCATTCGACTACATCATCGGCACAGATGTT GTTTATGCAGAGCATCTCTTGGAACCACTGTTGCAGACAGTCTTTGCTTTGTCTGGACCCAAAACCACAATTTTG ATGGGGTACGAGATTCGTTCTACAAGTGTTCATGAGCAGATGCATGATATGTGGAAAAGAAACTTTGAAGTGAAAATTGTTCCAAAAGCTAAG ATGGACAGCAAGTACCAGCATCCAAGCATCCAACTTTACATCATGGGATTGAAGCCTCCAGCTGGGAGCATAGAGAACATGACTCGAAGGATTGATCAGCAAGCCAATGAAGTTGAAACAGACAGTGAAACACCAAAAGAAGATGACAACGGTGGGAATAGTAAGGACATGAATGACACAGATTATTGCAGTAATGAAAAAGCTCAGGAAGATTGTGAACTAGCAATGAGGCTTCCAAAAGCAAAGCTTAATGACTGGGAAGCAAGAAGGCTTGGCTCAATGGCTGCTCGGCTTCTTCGAGATGTCAAAATATCATAA